The proteins below are encoded in one region of Apium graveolens cultivar Ventura chromosome 4, ASM990537v1, whole genome shotgun sequence:
- the LOC141720845 gene encoding rac-like GTP-binding protein 5 produces MSASRFIKCVTVGDGAVGKTCMLISYTSNTFPTDYVPTVFDNFSANVVVDGSTVNLGLWDTAGQEDYNRLRPLSYRGADVFLLAFSLISKASYENVAKKWIPELRHYAPGVPIILVGTKLDLRDDKQFFLDHPGAVPITSAQGEDLRKLIGAPAYIECSSKTQQNVKAVFDAAIKVVLQPPKQKKKKKKGQKACSIL; encoded by the exons ATGAGTGCTTCTAGGTTTATTAAGTGTGTTACAGTTGGTGATGGTGCTGTTGGTAAAACATGTATGCTTATTTCTTACACCAGCAACACTTTCCCCACG GATTATGTGCCAACTGTCTTTGACAATTTCAGTGCAAATGTGGTTGTGGATGGGAGCaccgtcaacctaggcttgtggGATACTGCAG GTCAAGAGGATTACAATAGATTGAGACCCTTAAGCTATCGCGGAGCAGATGTATTTCTTCTTGCATTTTCCCTCATTAGCAAGGCTAGTTATGAAAATGTTGCGAAGAAG TGGATTCCCGAACTTAGGCACTATGCACCTGGAGTTCCGATAATTCTTGTTGGAACAAAGCTTG ATTTGAGGGATGATAAGCAGTTCTTTCTAGACCACCCTGGTGCAGTCCCCATTACTTCAGCTCAG GGAGAGGATCTGAGGAAACTGATTGGAGCTCCGGCTTACATTGAATGTAGTTCAAAGACACAACAG AACGTGAAAGCAGTTTTTGATGCGGCTATCAAAGTAGTACTCCAACCGCCTAagcaaaagaagaagaaaaaaaagggCCAAAAAGCTTGCTCAATCTTGTGA
- the LOC141720844 gene encoding vacuolar protein sorting-associated protein 35B-like isoform X2, with amino-acid sequence MISGGGGFEDEEKWLAEGIAAIQHNAFYMHRALDSNNLKEALKFSALLLSELRTSRLSPHKYYQLYMRAFDELRKLEVFFKEEDRHGCSVVDLYELVQHAGNILPRLYLLCTVGSVYIKSKDVSAKDVLKDLVEMCRAIQHPIRGLFLRSYLSQVSRDKLADIGSQSEGDEDTVMDAVEFVLQNFAEMNKLWVRMHYQGPVRIREKMEKERSELCDLVGKNLHVLSQIEAVDLEMYRDTVLPRVLEQDELAQYYLMDCIIQVFPDEYHLQTLETLLGAFPQLQATVDIKTVLSRLMDRLSNYASSSPEVLTDFLQVEAFTKLSGAIEKVIEAQADMPIVGVITLYVALLAFSLRVHPERLDYVDQVLGACVKTLSGKPKLEDSRATKQVVALLSAPLEKYNDIATALTLSNYPRVMDHLDSSTNKIMAMVIIQSIMKNNTCVSTADKVDVLFKLIKGLIKDLDETSMDELDEEDFKEEQNSVARLIHMLYNEDPEEMLKIIVTVKNHIMTGGPKRLPYTVPPLVFSALKLVRKLQVQDGDVTSEEIPATPKNIFQLLNQIIETLSSVPSPELALRLYLHCAEAASDCEIEPLAYELFTQAFVLYEEEVADSKEQVTAIHLIIGTLQRINVFGVENRDTLTHKATGYSAKLLKKPDQCRAVYACSHLFWVDNQDGIKDGERVLLCLKRSLRIANAAQQMANATRGSSGPVTLFVEILNKYLYFFEKGNQHITSAAIQDLVELIKTEMQSDTTTADPATNAYFSSTLRYIQFQKQKGGLMGEKFDAVKV; translated from the exons ATGATAAGTGGAGGAGGAGGTTTCGAAGACGAAGAGAAATGGCTTGCTGAAGGCATTGCTGCCATTCAACACAACGCCTTTTATATGCATCGCGCCTTG GACTCTAATAATCTCAAAGAAGCACTCAAATTCTCTGCTCTCTTGTTATCGGAGCTTCGAACTTCCAGACTTTCGCCTCACAAATACTACCAATTGT ATATGCGTGCTTTTGATGAATTACGAAAGCTGGAAGTGTTTTTTAAAGAGGAAGATCGCCATGGTTGTTCTGTTGTTGACTTGTATGAACTTGTTCAACATGCTGGAAATATTTTACCTAGACT GTATTTGCTATGTACCGTAGGATCCGTTTACATCAAGTCAAAGGATGTTTCTGCTAAAGATGTTCTTAAAGATCTCGTGGAGATGTGTCGTGCTATTCAGCATCCCATACGCGGTCTCTTTTTAAGGAGTTACCTTTCTCAAGTTAGTAGAGATAAGTTGGCAGATATTGGTTCTCAGTCTGAAGG TGATGAAGACACCGTCATGGATGCTGTAGAGTTTGTGCTACAGAACTTTGCTGAGATGAATAAGCTCTGGGTCCGGATGCACTATCAG GGACCTGTCAGGataagagagaagatggagaaagaAAGGAGCGAGCTTTGTGATCTC GTCGGAAAAAATTTGCATGTTCTTAGCCAGATAGAGGCTGTCGATCTTGAAATGTATAGAGACACCGTCCTTCCAAGAGTTTTGGAGCAG GATGAGCTTGCACAGTATTATCTAATGGACTGCATAATTCAAGTATTTCCTGATGAGTACCACTTGCAGACTCTCGAGACATTATTGGGTGCTTTCCCGCAACTTCAG GCAACGGTTGATATCAAGACAGTCTTATCACGATTAATGGACAGACTGTCCAACTATGCATCGTCAAGTCCTGAG GTACTGACAGACTTTCTGCAAGTTGAGGCATTTACTAAATTAAGTGGGGCCATCGAAAAG GTGATAGAAGCACAAGCTGACATGCCTATTGTTGGAGTCATCACTTTGTACGTTGCTCTCCTTGCTTTTAGCCTACGTGTTCATCCTGAGCGACTCGATTACGTGGATCAAGTGCTG GGAGCCTGCGTCAAAACACTTTCAGGAAAACCAAAGCTTGAAGATAGCAGAGCAACAAAACAAGTTGTTGCTCTTTTAAGTGCTCCGTTAGAGAAATACAATGATATCGCCACAGCTTTGACACTTTCTAATTATCCTCGCGTTATGGACCACCTCGACAGTAGCACAAATAAAATAATGGCTATGGTTATTATTCAAAGCATAATGAAAAATAACACATGTGTTTCCACTGCTGACAAG GTTGATGTATTGTTTAAGTTAATAAAAGGACTTATAAAGGATCTAGATGAAACCTCTATGGATGAG CTGGATGAGGAAGATTTTAAGGAGGAACAAAATTCTGTTGCCCGTCTAATACATATGTTGTACAATGAAGATCCTGAAGAGATGCTAAAG ATTATAGTTACTGTGAAGAACCATATTATGACTGGAGGACCAAAGCGTCTGCCGTATACAGTTCCTCCTCTTGTCTTTTCTGCTTTGAAG TTGGTGAGGAAATTGCAAGTTCAGGACGGAGATGTGACTAGTGAAGAAATTCCTGCTACTCCAAAGAATATTTTTCAGCTCTTAAACCAG ATTATTGAAACACTTTCTTCTGTTCCATCACCTGAGCTGGCACTGAGGTTGTACTTGCATTGTGCCGAG GCTGCCAGTGACTGCGAAATCGAGCCACTTGCTTATGAACTTTTCACTCAGGCATTTGTTTTATATGAGGAAGAAGTTGCg GACTCGAAAGAGCAGGTGACTGCTATACACCTAATAATTGGGACCTTACAGAGGATAAATGTATTTGGCGTCGAAAATAGGGATACCCTAACCCACAAGGCCACAGGG TATTCAGCAAAACTACTAAAAAAACCTGACCAGTGTAGAGCAGTATATGCATGTTCACATCTCTTTTGGGTTGACAATCAggatggaattaaggatggagAAAG GGTACTCCTTTGTCTCAAGCGTTCATTAAGGATTGCAAATGCTGCACAGCAGATGGCAAATGCTACACGGGGCAGCAGTGGGCCTGTGACTCTGTTTGTTGAAATCTTGAACAA GTACCTTTACTTTTTTGAGAAGGGGAATCAACATATAACAAGTGCTGCAATTCAAGATCTTGTAGAACTAATAAAGACTGAGATGCAAAGTGACACAACTACTGCTGATCCAGCGACAAATGCTTATTTTTCCAGCACATTGCGTTATATTCAATTTCAGAAACAGAAAGGTGGTTTGATGGGTGAGAAATTTGATGCTGTCAAAGTATGA
- the LOC141720844 gene encoding vacuolar protein sorting-associated protein 35B-like isoform X1, with protein MISGGGGFEDEEKWLAEGIAAIQHNAFYMHRALDSNNLKEALKFSALLLSELRTSRLSPHKYYQLYMRAFDELRKLEVFFKEEDRHGCSVVDLYELVQHAGNILPRLYLLCTVGSVYIKSKDVSAKDVLKDLVEMCRAIQHPIRGLFLRSYLSQVSRDKLADIGSQSEGDEDTVMDAVEFVLQNFAEMNKLWVRMHYQGPVRIREKMEKERSELCDLVGKNLHVLSQIEAVDLEMYRDTVLPRVLEQVINCKDELAQYYLMDCIIQVFPDEYHLQTLETLLGAFPQLQATVDIKTVLSRLMDRLSNYASSSPEVLTDFLQVEAFTKLSGAIEKVIEAQADMPIVGVITLYVALLAFSLRVHPERLDYVDQVLGACVKTLSGKPKLEDSRATKQVVALLSAPLEKYNDIATALTLSNYPRVMDHLDSSTNKIMAMVIIQSIMKNNTCVSTADKVDVLFKLIKGLIKDLDETSMDELDEEDFKEEQNSVARLIHMLYNEDPEEMLKIIVTVKNHIMTGGPKRLPYTVPPLVFSALKLVRKLQVQDGDVTSEEIPATPKNIFQLLNQIIETLSSVPSPELALRLYLHCAEAASDCEIEPLAYELFTQAFVLYEEEVADSKEQVTAIHLIIGTLQRINVFGVENRDTLTHKATGYSAKLLKKPDQCRAVYACSHLFWVDNQDGIKDGERVLLCLKRSLRIANAAQQMANATRGSSGPVTLFVEILNKYLYFFEKGNQHITSAAIQDLVELIKTEMQSDTTTADPATNAYFSSTLRYIQFQKQKGGLMGEKFDAVKV; from the exons ATGATAAGTGGAGGAGGAGGTTTCGAAGACGAAGAGAAATGGCTTGCTGAAGGCATTGCTGCCATTCAACACAACGCCTTTTATATGCATCGCGCCTTG GACTCTAATAATCTCAAAGAAGCACTCAAATTCTCTGCTCTCTTGTTATCGGAGCTTCGAACTTCCAGACTTTCGCCTCACAAATACTACCAATTGT ATATGCGTGCTTTTGATGAATTACGAAAGCTGGAAGTGTTTTTTAAAGAGGAAGATCGCCATGGTTGTTCTGTTGTTGACTTGTATGAACTTGTTCAACATGCTGGAAATATTTTACCTAGACT GTATTTGCTATGTACCGTAGGATCCGTTTACATCAAGTCAAAGGATGTTTCTGCTAAAGATGTTCTTAAAGATCTCGTGGAGATGTGTCGTGCTATTCAGCATCCCATACGCGGTCTCTTTTTAAGGAGTTACCTTTCTCAAGTTAGTAGAGATAAGTTGGCAGATATTGGTTCTCAGTCTGAAGG TGATGAAGACACCGTCATGGATGCTGTAGAGTTTGTGCTACAGAACTTTGCTGAGATGAATAAGCTCTGGGTCCGGATGCACTATCAG GGACCTGTCAGGataagagagaagatggagaaagaAAGGAGCGAGCTTTGTGATCTC GTCGGAAAAAATTTGCATGTTCTTAGCCAGATAGAGGCTGTCGATCTTGAAATGTATAGAGACACCGTCCTTCCAAGAGTTTTGGAGCAG GTTATAAACTGCAAGGATGAGCTTGCACAGTATTATCTAATGGACTGCATAATTCAAGTATTTCCTGATGAGTACCACTTGCAGACTCTCGAGACATTATTGGGTGCTTTCCCGCAACTTCAG GCAACGGTTGATATCAAGACAGTCTTATCACGATTAATGGACAGACTGTCCAACTATGCATCGTCAAGTCCTGAG GTACTGACAGACTTTCTGCAAGTTGAGGCATTTACTAAATTAAGTGGGGCCATCGAAAAG GTGATAGAAGCACAAGCTGACATGCCTATTGTTGGAGTCATCACTTTGTACGTTGCTCTCCTTGCTTTTAGCCTACGTGTTCATCCTGAGCGACTCGATTACGTGGATCAAGTGCTG GGAGCCTGCGTCAAAACACTTTCAGGAAAACCAAAGCTTGAAGATAGCAGAGCAACAAAACAAGTTGTTGCTCTTTTAAGTGCTCCGTTAGAGAAATACAATGATATCGCCACAGCTTTGACACTTTCTAATTATCCTCGCGTTATGGACCACCTCGACAGTAGCACAAATAAAATAATGGCTATGGTTATTATTCAAAGCATAATGAAAAATAACACATGTGTTTCCACTGCTGACAAG GTTGATGTATTGTTTAAGTTAATAAAAGGACTTATAAAGGATCTAGATGAAACCTCTATGGATGAG CTGGATGAGGAAGATTTTAAGGAGGAACAAAATTCTGTTGCCCGTCTAATACATATGTTGTACAATGAAGATCCTGAAGAGATGCTAAAG ATTATAGTTACTGTGAAGAACCATATTATGACTGGAGGACCAAAGCGTCTGCCGTATACAGTTCCTCCTCTTGTCTTTTCTGCTTTGAAG TTGGTGAGGAAATTGCAAGTTCAGGACGGAGATGTGACTAGTGAAGAAATTCCTGCTACTCCAAAGAATATTTTTCAGCTCTTAAACCAG ATTATTGAAACACTTTCTTCTGTTCCATCACCTGAGCTGGCACTGAGGTTGTACTTGCATTGTGCCGAG GCTGCCAGTGACTGCGAAATCGAGCCACTTGCTTATGAACTTTTCACTCAGGCATTTGTTTTATATGAGGAAGAAGTTGCg GACTCGAAAGAGCAGGTGACTGCTATACACCTAATAATTGGGACCTTACAGAGGATAAATGTATTTGGCGTCGAAAATAGGGATACCCTAACCCACAAGGCCACAGGG TATTCAGCAAAACTACTAAAAAAACCTGACCAGTGTAGAGCAGTATATGCATGTTCACATCTCTTTTGGGTTGACAATCAggatggaattaaggatggagAAAG GGTACTCCTTTGTCTCAAGCGTTCATTAAGGATTGCAAATGCTGCACAGCAGATGGCAAATGCTACACGGGGCAGCAGTGGGCCTGTGACTCTGTTTGTTGAAATCTTGAACAA GTACCTTTACTTTTTTGAGAAGGGGAATCAACATATAACAAGTGCTGCAATTCAAGATCTTGTAGAACTAATAAAGACTGAGATGCAAAGTGACACAACTACTGCTGATCCAGCGACAAATGCTTATTTTTCCAGCACATTGCGTTATATTCAATTTCAGAAACAGAAAGGTGGTTTGATGGGTGAGAAATTTGATGCTGTCAAAGTATGA
- the LOC141720844 gene encoding vacuolar protein sorting-associated protein 35B-like isoform X3, which translates to MEKERSELCDLVGKNLHVLSQIEAVDLEMYRDTVLPRVLEQVINCKDELAQYYLMDCIIQVFPDEYHLQTLETLLGAFPQLQATVDIKTVLSRLMDRLSNYASSSPEVLTDFLQVEAFTKLSGAIEKVIEAQADMPIVGVITLYVALLAFSLRVHPERLDYVDQVLGACVKTLSGKPKLEDSRATKQVVALLSAPLEKYNDIATALTLSNYPRVMDHLDSSTNKIMAMVIIQSIMKNNTCVSTADKVDVLFKLIKGLIKDLDETSMDELDEEDFKEEQNSVARLIHMLYNEDPEEMLKIIVTVKNHIMTGGPKRLPYTVPPLVFSALKLVRKLQVQDGDVTSEEIPATPKNIFQLLNQIIETLSSVPSPELALRLYLHCAEAASDCEIEPLAYELFTQAFVLYEEEVADSKEQVTAIHLIIGTLQRINVFGVENRDTLTHKATGYSAKLLKKPDQCRAVYACSHLFWVDNQDGIKDGERVLLCLKRSLRIANAAQQMANATRGSSGPVTLFVEILNKYLYFFEKGNQHITSAAIQDLVELIKTEMQSDTTTADPATNAYFSSTLRYIQFQKQKGGLMGEKFDAVKV; encoded by the exons atggagaaagaAAGGAGCGAGCTTTGTGATCTC GTCGGAAAAAATTTGCATGTTCTTAGCCAGATAGAGGCTGTCGATCTTGAAATGTATAGAGACACCGTCCTTCCAAGAGTTTTGGAGCAG GTTATAAACTGCAAGGATGAGCTTGCACAGTATTATCTAATGGACTGCATAATTCAAGTATTTCCTGATGAGTACCACTTGCAGACTCTCGAGACATTATTGGGTGCTTTCCCGCAACTTCAG GCAACGGTTGATATCAAGACAGTCTTATCACGATTAATGGACAGACTGTCCAACTATGCATCGTCAAGTCCTGAG GTACTGACAGACTTTCTGCAAGTTGAGGCATTTACTAAATTAAGTGGGGCCATCGAAAAG GTGATAGAAGCACAAGCTGACATGCCTATTGTTGGAGTCATCACTTTGTACGTTGCTCTCCTTGCTTTTAGCCTACGTGTTCATCCTGAGCGACTCGATTACGTGGATCAAGTGCTG GGAGCCTGCGTCAAAACACTTTCAGGAAAACCAAAGCTTGAAGATAGCAGAGCAACAAAACAAGTTGTTGCTCTTTTAAGTGCTCCGTTAGAGAAATACAATGATATCGCCACAGCTTTGACACTTTCTAATTATCCTCGCGTTATGGACCACCTCGACAGTAGCACAAATAAAATAATGGCTATGGTTATTATTCAAAGCATAATGAAAAATAACACATGTGTTTCCACTGCTGACAAG GTTGATGTATTGTTTAAGTTAATAAAAGGACTTATAAAGGATCTAGATGAAACCTCTATGGATGAG CTGGATGAGGAAGATTTTAAGGAGGAACAAAATTCTGTTGCCCGTCTAATACATATGTTGTACAATGAAGATCCTGAAGAGATGCTAAAG ATTATAGTTACTGTGAAGAACCATATTATGACTGGAGGACCAAAGCGTCTGCCGTATACAGTTCCTCCTCTTGTCTTTTCTGCTTTGAAG TTGGTGAGGAAATTGCAAGTTCAGGACGGAGATGTGACTAGTGAAGAAATTCCTGCTACTCCAAAGAATATTTTTCAGCTCTTAAACCAG ATTATTGAAACACTTTCTTCTGTTCCATCACCTGAGCTGGCACTGAGGTTGTACTTGCATTGTGCCGAG GCTGCCAGTGACTGCGAAATCGAGCCACTTGCTTATGAACTTTTCACTCAGGCATTTGTTTTATATGAGGAAGAAGTTGCg GACTCGAAAGAGCAGGTGACTGCTATACACCTAATAATTGGGACCTTACAGAGGATAAATGTATTTGGCGTCGAAAATAGGGATACCCTAACCCACAAGGCCACAGGG TATTCAGCAAAACTACTAAAAAAACCTGACCAGTGTAGAGCAGTATATGCATGTTCACATCTCTTTTGGGTTGACAATCAggatggaattaaggatggagAAAG GGTACTCCTTTGTCTCAAGCGTTCATTAAGGATTGCAAATGCTGCACAGCAGATGGCAAATGCTACACGGGGCAGCAGTGGGCCTGTGACTCTGTTTGTTGAAATCTTGAACAA GTACCTTTACTTTTTTGAGAAGGGGAATCAACATATAACAAGTGCTGCAATTCAAGATCTTGTAGAACTAATAAAGACTGAGATGCAAAGTGACACAACTACTGCTGATCCAGCGACAAATGCTTATTTTTCCAGCACATTGCGTTATATTCAATTTCAGAAACAGAAAGGTGGTTTGATGGGTGAGAAATTTGATGCTGTCAAAGTATGA
- the LOC141719530 gene encoding uncharacterized protein LOC141719530 codes for MAEFRDTVRRYGVLDRRGVQFITNDGRRCQVSCEANCPFYIWCSRDKDSETVTVKTLVDTHLCTKPYNNKMANVKYLCEVFGDRIRKNPQWSCKEMAETIKNELEIEVPRIKVLRLRKMALEGIAESLRQHYARVRDFGQEVLLSNPKNTVKISTTRLNPEDPVKFKRIYVCYYALKAGWKAGCRPVIGFDGCFLKTVCGGQLLSAVGRDGNNQMFPICYAVVESENTDSWRWFLMLLKDDLDLEDGDGLTVISDQQKGLENDVKELLPYVEHRLCTRFNTGILKNLFWRIALSTHKVAHLRAMKEIERHSKAAHALLSKHDPKQWCKSHFQIHSLVDNTDNNMSESFNSWIINERFMPLLTMLQEIHFKLLTRIRRRRDEMLNSDMILCPKIKKTLDLLVTESRKWSAAWDGDRKFQVKCGTKAVTVDLERGTCDCRMYDLTGIPCQHAIAAIHSRRHQPQEYVSDYYKREKYLESYKHSLEAMKGEEYWDFHSEETMLPPDIPKKL; via the exons ATGGCTGAGTTCAGAGATACTGTTAGGAGATATGGTGTGCTTGATAGAAGAGGGGTCCAATTCATTACTAATGATGGTAGAAGATGTCAAGTGTCTTGTGAGGCAAACTGTCCCTTCTACATTTGGTGCAGTAGGGACAAGGATAGTGAGACTGTAACTGTAAAAACACTGGTTGACACACACTTGTGCACTAAGCCATACAACAACAAAATGGCAAATGTCAAGTATTTGTGTGAAGTTTTTGGGGATAGGATCAGGAAGAACCCTCAGTGGTCATGTAAGGAGATGGCTGAAACAATTAAAAATGAACTGGAAATTGAGGTTCCTAGAATTAAAGTGTTGAGGCTAAGAAAAATGGCACTTGAAGGAATTGCTGAGAGTCTTAGGCAACATTATGCTAGAGTGAGGGATTTTGGCCAAGAGGTGTTGTTAAGTAACCCTAAAAATACTGTGAAGATATCAACAACTAGATTGAATCCAGAGGATCCTGTAAAGTTCAAAAGAATCTATGTGTGCTATTATGCTCTCAAGGCTGGTTGGAAAGCAGGCTGTAGACCAGTTATTGGGTTTGATGGATGTTTCTTGAAGACTGTTTGTGGTGGTCAGCTCCTATCTGCTGTAGGTAGAGATGGAAACAACCAAATGTTTCCAATCTGTTATGCTGTGGTTGAATCTGAGAATACGGATTCTTGGAGGTGGTTTCTTATGTTGCTCAAGGATGACTTAGATCTGGAGGATGGAGATGGATTAACAGTCATAAGTGATCAGCAAAAAGGGTTGGAAAATGATGTGAAAGAGCTTCTTCCATATGTTGAGCACAGATTGTGCACAAG GTTCAACACTGGAATATTGAAGAATTTGTTTTGGAGAATTGCATTGTCAACTCACAAGGTTGCACATTTAAGGGCTATGAAAGAAATTGAGAGACACTCAAAGGCTGCACATGCTCTCTTGTCAAAACATGATCCTAAACAGTGGTGCAAATCCCATTTTCAAATACACTCCCTAGTTGACAACACAGACAATAATATGTCTGAAAGCTTTAATTCATGGATCATAAATGAAAG GTTCATGCCCTTGTTGACCATGCTCCAAGAGATACATTTCAAACTACTGACAAGAATAAGAAGAAGAAGAGATGAGATGCTGAATAGTGATATGATCCTTTGTCCTAAAATAAAAAAGACTTTGGATCTTCTTGTGACTGAATCTAGAAAATGGTCTGCAGCATGGGATGGAGATAGAAAATTTCAAGTCAAATGTGGAACAAAGGCAGTTACAGTTGATTTGGAGAGGGGCACGTGTGATTGTAGGATGTATGACCTAACAGGCATACCATGCCAACATGCCATAGCTGCTATACACTCAAGGAGGCACCAACCACAGGAATATGTGTCTGACTACTATAAAAGGGAGAAATATCTTGAAAGCTACAAACACTCTCTTGAGGCAATGAAAGGTGAGGAATACTGGGACTTTCACTCAGAAGAAACAATGCTGCCTCCTGACATTCCCAAGAAACTCTGA